From the Methylobacterium currus genome, one window contains:
- a CDS encoding IclR family transcriptional regulator, giving the protein MSTIEGRGVQSVEVGARILHAMVEIGAAAMLRDIAARADIASAQAHAYLVSFRKTGLVEQDPQSGRYRLGPFALQLGLARMRQVDTLRVAATAASDLATEFGLMVTLSVWGTHGATIVQVQEAEVPIHVNLRAGGVYTLTGTATGRLFAAYLPPRIVEPLVEAELRAGPQGRGIGVPTSLSALAKAAERIRHEGCSTTAGSPVPGINAIAVPIFDHTGQLQCALTLIGPESVVDIGEASPAVARARAFAQDISAKLGYAADRIEAEAEPPGPGGARPRRAARAEG; this is encoded by the coding sequence ATGAGCACGATCGAGGGACGCGGCGTTCAATCCGTCGAGGTCGGGGCGCGGATCCTCCACGCGATGGTCGAGATCGGCGCGGCGGCGATGCTCCGGGACATCGCGGCCCGGGCTGACATCGCATCGGCCCAGGCGCATGCCTACCTGGTCAGCTTCCGCAAGACGGGTCTCGTCGAGCAGGACCCGCAGAGCGGCCGCTACCGGCTCGGGCCCTTCGCGCTGCAGCTGGGACTGGCCCGCATGCGCCAGGTCGACACCCTGCGGGTCGCCGCGACCGCGGCGTCGGACCTGGCGACCGAGTTCGGCCTGATGGTCACGCTGTCGGTCTGGGGGACTCACGGCGCGACGATCGTGCAGGTGCAGGAGGCGGAGGTCCCCATCCACGTCAACCTGCGGGCGGGCGGCGTCTACACGCTGACCGGGACGGCGACGGGCCGCCTGTTCGCGGCCTATCTGCCGCCTCGCATCGTCGAGCCCCTGGTCGAGGCCGAGCTGCGCGCCGGGCCGCAGGGCCGCGGCATCGGCGTCCCGACTTCGCTGTCCGCCCTGGCGAAGGCCGCCGAGCGGATCAGGCACGAGGGCTGCTCGACCACCGCCGGGAGCCCGGTTCCGGGCATCAACGCCATCGCGGTTCCGATCTTCGATCACACCGGCCAGCTGCAATGCGCCCTGACGCTGATCGGCCCCGAGAGCGTGGTCGATATCGGCGAGGCGAGCCCGGCCGTGGCGCGGGCCCGCGCCTTTGCGCAGGATATCTCGGCGAAGCTCGGCTACGCCGCCGACAGGATCGAGGCCGAGGCCGAGCCCCCCGGCCCGGGCGGCGCCCGGCCGCGCCGGGCCGCCCGGGCCGAGGGCTGA